The proteins below are encoded in one region of Flammeovirga kamogawensis:
- a CDS encoding adenylate/guanylate cyclase domain-containing protein: MINLLLLVFTFSFLLLFGELFTSIMYDKGLIFQKEISFRSIFIFLCYCIVIGTFINSIFQLKDILGPELFSSILKGNYHHPKEEDRIFMFLDLNNSTSIAEEIGHTQYSKFIQQTFKTITDSIANNDASIYQYVGDEVVLTWNTEHGIQDNKCVQVFYDIKKAIEKRRDYFMNNFGNLPTFKAGIHTGIVSSIQIGIIKKEIAYHGDVLNATARIQSECKNLGVPILISNSLSKKIGLKLPPLAEIKLRGRKSLMKLYTV; this comes from the coding sequence TTGATTAACCTGTTATTACTTGTTTTTACATTCTCTTTTTTACTACTTTTTGGTGAGTTATTTACAAGTATAATGTATGATAAAGGGCTTATCTTTCAAAAAGAAATTTCTTTCCGTTCCATTTTCATATTTCTATGTTATTGTATTGTTATAGGCACGTTTATTAATAGTATTTTTCAGTTAAAAGATATTCTTGGGCCGGAACTCTTCTCTTCTATTCTTAAAGGAAATTATCACCACCCAAAAGAAGAAGATAGAATTTTCATGTTCTTAGATCTTAATAATTCTACAAGTATTGCAGAAGAAATTGGACATACACAATACAGTAAGTTTATACAACAAACGTTTAAAACCATTACAGATTCTATTGCAAATAATGATGCTTCTATTTATCAATATGTTGGTGATGAAGTAGTACTTACCTGGAACACAGAACACGGGATTCAAGATAATAAATGTGTTCAAGTGTTTTACGATATAAAAAAAGCAATTGAAAAAAGACGTGATTATTTCATGAATAATTTTGGTAATCTTCCAACATTTAAAGCTGGTATTCATACTGGTATCGTTTCGTCTATCCAAATTGGTATAATTAAAAAAGAGATTGCCTATCATGGAGACGTTCTCAATGCTACAGCAAGAATACAATCTGAGTGTAAAAACTTAGGAGTACCTATTCTTATTTCAAACAGCTTATCTAAGAAAATAGGTTTGAAACTACCTCCATTAGCAGAAATTAAATTAAGAGGACGAAAATCTTTAATGAAACTTTACACTGTTTAG
- a CDS encoding helix-turn-helix domain-containing protein yields the protein MNKEVEILKEWHSLLKGDLKDNTLTFDNAIGVGSIEGFCHDERVEILRFNLEMHKEFPIKGDLFKKTDTHIPIFFREPDFNVQIDLAHRVEDSEEVKQLIENGAFSTNSKDSLNFDFYIDKPVKFISVRLRQDYYQELVNESETLKKMFNLNEPFYVFEEFNALIGSVFLRAFSIKKSSYNVVLMHSVGIHLAAEFFNKLSEREFLAEENKYPLSTKAVFQARAILTTRWDKDLTIDVLARECGLSASRLRALYKQVFGITIHQFHNEVKLEVGRTMLLEGSKTISMIGVELGFSSASHFTTAFKKKFDSTPKEYQKKYQKI from the coding sequence ATGAATAAAGAGGTAGAAATATTAAAAGAGTGGCATAGTCTTTTAAAAGGAGACCTAAAAGATAATACCTTAACTTTTGATAATGCGATTGGTGTTGGTTCGATTGAAGGATTTTGCCATGATGAAAGAGTTGAAATACTAAGGTTTAATTTAGAAATGCATAAAGAGTTTCCTATTAAAGGGGATCTTTTTAAGAAAACAGATACTCATATTCCTATCTTTTTTAGAGAACCTGATTTTAATGTACAAATTGATTTAGCACATAGAGTAGAGGATTCTGAGGAAGTAAAACAACTGATTGAGAATGGTGCTTTTTCAACAAATTCAAAAGACAGTTTAAATTTTGATTTTTATATAGATAAACCCGTAAAATTTATTTCTGTAAGGCTAAGACAAGATTATTATCAAGAATTAGTGAACGAGTCAGAAACATTAAAAAAAATGTTTAATCTGAATGAACCTTTTTATGTTTTTGAAGAATTTAATGCTTTAATAGGTAGTGTTTTTTTGAGAGCGTTTAGTATAAAAAAATCGTCCTATAATGTGGTTTTAATGCATTCTGTAGGAATACATTTAGCAGCTGAGTTTTTTAATAAATTATCGGAAAGAGAGTTTTTAGCAGAAGAAAATAAATACCCTTTAAGTACTAAAGCAGTTTTTCAAGCAAGAGCAATCCTTACTACTCGTTGGGATAAAGATTTAACTATTGATGTACTTGCAAGAGAGTGTGGATTAAGTGCGAGTAGATTAAGAGCTTTATATAAGCAGGTTTTTGGCATTACAATACATCAGTTTCATAATGAAGTGAAATTAGAAGTAGGTAGAACAATGTTATTAGAAGGGAGTAAAACAATTTCTATGATAGGAGTTGAATTAGGATTTTCTAGTGCAAGCCATTTTACAACTGCCTTTAAAAAGAAATTTGATAGTACCCCAAAAGAGTATCAAAAGAAATATCAGAAGATATAA
- a CDS encoding sulfatase-like hydrolase/transferase, which yields MKKIITSIILSLLSVVSFAQNSNNDRPNILLIVGDDMGFADIGPYGSEIDTPVLDSLAGQGVAFTNFHATPVCSVTRSEVLTGNNNIEVGLGAFDYAVYPGSKGKPGYEGYLTRNTVTIAQLLSDAGYNTYTAGKWHLGGVHGRGQGPSEWGFQKSYGIYVGGSNHWNQDVMLPDVKDPAVAKVLKEGKIPDVQKEKFYENGQLVDRPIGVYSNDLYTNKMLEYMNDDKDNGKPFFAYMAFTTAHFPIQAPKEYIDKYYEYYLTHGYEDVKKKRFEMLKKYGIIDQSTPFPDTSKNPLVKPWESLTQKEKEQQARVFATYAGMIDSQDHSIGRIMDYLRENNKLDNTLIIYLTDNGPEGTDLRGKLSNPLLNKWVNQNFDGTTEHVGEGNTDWQIGTSWANAATGTLQWWKGFVSEGGIRVPLIVVPPKNDKVRGKGVKVHNFTSVKDIPMTILAYANVEHPKDNYKGQKIVAPSGISIKSFLEGKTDTVRTDDQYVAFELFGNKYIVEGNYKAAYVRKGMWGDGEWHLFDINLDPGETRPLEVQQPELMKKLIKQYDEYATSHHIIPVKEDWNPWTAISH from the coding sequence ATGAAAAAGATAATTACTTCAATCATTTTAAGTCTATTAAGTGTTGTGTCATTTGCACAAAATTCAAACAACGATAGACCAAATATTTTACTTATTGTTGGTGATGATATGGGCTTTGCAGATATTGGTCCATATGGTAGTGAAATAGATACACCAGTTTTAGATAGTTTAGCAGGGCAAGGTGTTGCTTTTACAAATTTTCATGCAACACCTGTATGTTCAGTAACTCGGTCAGAAGTTCTCACAGGAAATAATAATATAGAAGTAGGTTTAGGAGCATTTGATTATGCCGTTTACCCAGGTTCAAAAGGTAAACCAGGCTACGAAGGATATCTTACTAGAAATACAGTTACAATTGCTCAGCTTTTATCAGACGCAGGATACAATACCTATACTGCGGGGAAATGGCATTTAGGAGGCGTACACGGAAGAGGACAAGGTCCTTCTGAATGGGGTTTTCAAAAATCGTATGGTATATATGTTGGAGGCTCAAATCATTGGAATCAAGATGTAATGCTTCCGGATGTTAAAGATCCTGCAGTAGCTAAAGTTTTAAAAGAGGGTAAGATTCCTGATGTTCAAAAAGAAAAATTCTATGAAAATGGTCAATTAGTCGACAGACCAATTGGTGTGTATTCTAATGATTTGTACACCAATAAAATGTTAGAGTATATGAATGATGACAAAGATAATGGTAAACCATTTTTTGCATACATGGCGTTCACAACTGCTCATTTTCCTATCCAAGCACCTAAAGAATATATTGATAAATATTACGAATATTATTTAACTCATGGCTATGAAGATGTAAAGAAAAAAAGATTTGAGATGCTTAAAAAATATGGTATTATAGATCAATCTACTCCTTTTCCAGATACGTCTAAAAATCCATTGGTTAAACCATGGGAGTCATTAACACAGAAGGAAAAAGAACAACAAGCTAGAGTTTTTGCTACTTATGCAGGTATGATTGATTCACAAGATCATAGTATTGGTAGAATAATGGATTATTTAAGAGAGAACAATAAATTAGACAATACTCTTATTATATATTTAACAGATAACGGTCCTGAAGGAACAGATCTTAGAGGTAAATTAAGTAATCCACTATTAAATAAATGGGTAAATCAGAACTTTGACGGCACAACAGAACATGTTGGAGAAGGTAATACAGATTGGCAAATAGGTACATCATGGGCAAATGCAGCAACGGGTACATTGCAATGGTGGAAAGGTTTTGTAAGTGAAGGAGGAATTAGAGTACCATTAATTGTTGTTCCTCCTAAAAATGATAAAGTAAGGGGAAAAGGGGTGAAAGTACATAATTTTACAAGTGTAAAAGATATTCCTATGACAATCTTAGCGTATGCAAATGTTGAGCATCCAAAAGATAATTACAAAGGACAAAAGATTGTTGCTCCATCTGGGATAAGTATTAAAAGTTTCTTAGAAGGAAAGACAGATACTGTTAGAACAGATGATCAATATGTTGCTTTCGAACTTTTTGGGAATAAGTATATTGTTGAAGGAAATTATAAGGCTGCATATGTTCGTAAAGGTATGTGGGGTGATGGTGAATGGCATCTATTTGATATCAATTTAGATCCAGGAGAAACAAGACCTCTAGAAGTACAACAACCTGAATTAATGAAAAAGTTGATAAAACAATATGACGAGTATGCAACATCTCATCACATAATTCCTGTAAAAGAGGATTGGAATCCTTGGACTGCGATATCACATTAG
- a CDS encoding efflux RND transporter periplasmic adaptor subunit: MTNTIKLLLLTLLITSCNNNLKKVKEKPLQSYKVVASEIRDIDYVKSYPVSIRGEVSSEVRAKISGYIDAVYVDEGQRVKKGQRLFHIETASLSEQAQTAKAQVEVAEVEVDRLRPLVEKQVISEIQLKTAEARLAEKRSNLNTIYANISYATISSPVNGVVGSINFRQGTLVGPNTESLTEVSDIRNVFAFFSMNEKDFLAFTKDVEGKTMKQKIANLPPVELRLADGSVYKHKGHIVTISGSIDQETGAVSFRAKFPNPEETLRDGSSGRILVRNQVKNALVIPYQSTFEQQGDFIVYRVSASDSLYTKKIKSSIKTKQLLVIEEGLEEGDIILAEGVNVVRSGNKIIPKKTTMDAILNSYQVQFK; the protein is encoded by the coding sequence ATGACGAACACTATTAAATTATTATTATTAACTCTACTCATAACCTCTTGTAACAATAACCTTAAGAAAGTTAAAGAAAAACCTTTACAGTCTTATAAAGTAGTTGCCTCAGAAATTAGAGATATAGATTATGTAAAATCTTACCCTGTAAGTATTAGAGGGGAAGTAAGTAGTGAGGTACGTGCGAAAATTAGTGGCTATATTGATGCCGTTTACGTTGATGAAGGTCAGCGTGTAAAAAAAGGACAACGTTTATTTCATATAGAAACCGCTTCTTTATCTGAACAAGCACAAACAGCTAAAGCTCAGGTAGAAGTTGCAGAAGTGGAGGTAGACCGTTTACGTCCGTTAGTAGAGAAGCAAGTAATTAGTGAAATTCAACTTAAAACAGCAGAAGCAAGACTTGCAGAAAAAAGAAGTAATCTAAATACTATTTACGCTAACATTAGTTACGCAACTATTTCAAGTCCTGTAAATGGCGTTGTTGGTTCTATTAATTTTAGGCAAGGTACTTTGGTAGGTCCAAATACTGAATCGTTAACAGAAGTATCAGATATTAGAAATGTATTTGCGTTTTTCTCAATGAACGAAAAAGATTTTTTGGCTTTCACTAAAGATGTAGAAGGAAAGACAATGAAACAAAAAATAGCCAACCTTCCTCCTGTAGAATTACGATTAGCTGACGGATCTGTTTATAAACATAAAGGACATATTGTAACAATCTCTGGTAGTATTGATCAAGAAACAGGAGCGGTCTCTTTCAGAGCAAAATTCCCAAATCCAGAAGAAACACTAAGAGATGGTAGTAGTGGTAGAATTTTAGTGAGAAACCAGGTGAAAAATGCTCTTGTTATTCCATACCAAAGTACATTTGAACAGCAAGGTGATTTTATTGTATATAGAGTATCAGCATCAGATTCTTTATACACAAAAAAAATAAAGAGCAGTATTAAAACAAAGCAATTACTTGTTATTGAAGAAGGTTTGGAAGAGGGAGATATTATCCTTGCAGAAGGTGTAAATGTTGTTCGCTCTGGAAACAAAATTATTCCAAAAAAGACAACTATGGATGCCATTCTTAATTCTTATCAAGTTCAATTTAAATAA
- a CDS encoding efflux RND transporter permease subunit, with translation MLQKFIDRPILSTVISVVITLLGILGYIELPVSQYPNIAPPTVSVDASYPGASAETILESVIVPIEDQINGVEGMTYMTSSASNDGGASITVFFEQGVNPDVAAVNVQNRVARANSKLPAEVIRNGVITEKKENSALMYAAVYSENKDYDETFVFNYFNIHVKPELQRIKGVASVSAFGAKDYAMRVWLDPAKMASYSLTTTDIRNAINEQSLEAAAGALGQNSGSPFEFVIKYKGRFKNKNEYEDIIIRSMGNGRYLRLKDVATVELDAFSYNSKSITLGHPSISFGIYQTPGSNAQKVIENIHEELKRLEKTFPDDVKYVINFDTNRFLSASMEKVKHTLLEAFILVFLVVLLFLQDFKSTLIPAIAVPVAIIGTFFFLNLFGYSLNLLTLFALVLAIGIVVDDAIVVVEAVHAKLDMGETDVHKATSTAMDEIGGAIISITLVMAAVFIPITFIKGPSGVFYEQFGVTLIIAILISAVNALTLSPALCVMFLKGHHPDKKKKLIDKFYDAFNLAFDIAVRKYGRALQVMLKHKWITVLALAGSIAGIVYFDANTPSGFVPSEDRGVIFVNMELPIGSSLDRTYAMTEEMLDSMKNIKGIHSASMRSGSNFFSGAGSSYALGFVLLKGYEERTTPETSLEGIMAQLKAKTANIKTARSIFFVPPSIPGFGSSDGFEFQILDKSSGTLKGLDEVSKEFTNQVSNSPVIGFASNSFNVNFPQLEMEIDVAKAKESKVVIKDIFSTLQGFIGGYYVADFTRFGKQLRVNMQVKPEDRKDASSLDKMFVKNSEGNMVQISEFVHLKRTYGPQSIKRFNLYNSVSVTGGVMPGHSSGEAIAEINRLAEETLPQNYQIAYSGLTREEINSSGQSVYIFMLSILFTYLFLAAQYESYIVPFTVLLSIPFGIFGAYAFTNWAGLENNIYFQVAMIMLVGLLAKNAILIVEFALQRRQEGLSLVNAALEGAKERIRPILMTSFAFILGLMPLVLATGVGAAGNRSIGTGAVAGLFVGTMLGLLFIPVLFVFFQGIQEKITPLKKIEDQKN, from the coding sequence ATGTTACAGAAATTTATTGATAGACCTATTCTATCGACGGTTATCTCTGTGGTAATCACTTTGTTGGGTATTTTAGGGTATATAGAATTACCTGTTTCTCAATATCCAAATATTGCCCCACCAACTGTATCAGTAGATGCTAGTTACCCTGGTGCAAGTGCAGAAACAATTCTTGAAAGTGTAATTGTGCCTATAGAAGACCAAATTAATGGTGTAGAAGGAATGACATATATGACTTCTAGTGCTAGTAATGATGGTGGAGCAAGTATAACAGTGTTCTTTGAACAAGGAGTAAACCCCGATGTTGCTGCTGTAAACGTTCAAAACCGTGTTGCAAGAGCAAATTCTAAATTACCAGCAGAGGTAATTAGAAATGGTGTAATTACAGAGAAAAAAGAAAACTCGGCTTTAATGTATGCCGCTGTTTATTCAGAAAATAAAGATTACGACGAAACGTTTGTATTTAACTATTTTAATATTCATGTAAAACCAGAACTACAACGTATTAAAGGTGTAGCATCGGTAAGTGCTTTTGGAGCGAAAGATTATGCCATGAGAGTTTGGTTAGATCCTGCGAAAATGGCGAGTTATTCTTTAACTACAACGGATATTAGAAACGCAATTAATGAGCAAAGTTTAGAAGCTGCAGCTGGTGCATTAGGTCAGAACTCTGGTTCACCGTTTGAGTTTGTGATTAAGTACAAAGGTCGTTTCAAAAATAAAAATGAATACGAAGATATCATTATCCGATCAATGGGTAATGGTCGTTATTTACGTTTAAAAGATGTAGCTACGGTAGAACTAGATGCTTTTTCTTATAACTCAAAGAGTATCACTCTTGGTCATCCAAGTATTAGTTTTGGTATATATCAAACACCGGGTTCTAATGCACAAAAAGTAATCGAAAATATTCATGAAGAATTAAAAAGGTTAGAGAAAACTTTTCCTGATGATGTAAAATATGTGATTAATTTTGATACTAATCGTTTTTTATCAGCATCAATGGAAAAAGTAAAACACACTTTATTAGAAGCATTTATTTTAGTGTTTTTAGTTGTTTTACTTTTCTTACAAGATTTTAAATCTACTTTAATTCCAGCTATTGCTGTTCCAGTAGCAATTATAGGTACATTCTTTTTCCTTAATCTATTTGGGTACTCCTTAAACTTACTAACATTATTTGCTTTAGTTCTAGCAATTGGTATTGTAGTAGATGATGCTATCGTTGTAGTAGAGGCAGTGCATGCTAAGCTAGATATGGGAGAAACTGATGTACATAAAGCTACATCAACAGCTATGGATGAAATTGGAGGAGCTATTATTTCAATTACATTGGTAATGGCAGCCGTATTTATTCCTATTACTTTTATTAAAGGGCCGTCAGGAGTTTTTTATGAGCAATTTGGTGTCACACTAATTATTGCTATTCTTATTTCTGCAGTGAATGCATTAACATTGAGTCCTGCCCTTTGCGTAATGTTCTTGAAAGGGCATCACCCAGATAAGAAAAAGAAGTTAATAGATAAATTTTATGATGCTTTTAACCTAGCTTTTGATATTGCTGTAAGAAAATACGGTAGAGCATTGCAAGTAATGTTAAAGCATAAATGGATTACTGTTTTAGCACTTGCTGGTTCTATTGCGGGTATTGTTTATTTTGATGCGAATACACCATCTGGCTTTGTTCCTTCTGAAGATAGAGGGGTAATTTTTGTGAATATGGAATTACCAATTGGTTCTTCTTTAGACCGTACATATGCGATGACCGAAGAGATGTTAGATTCTATGAAGAATATTAAAGGTATTCATAGTGCATCTATGCGTTCTGGTTCTAACTTTTTCTCAGGTGCCGGTAGTTCTTATGCTCTTGGTTTTGTTTTATTAAAGGGATATGAAGAAAGAACAACTCCAGAAACAAGCTTAGAGGGGATAATGGCTCAATTAAAAGCAAAAACAGCTAATATTAAAACAGCTCGTTCTATTTTCTTTGTACCTCCAAGTATACCAGGTTTTGGTAGTTCAGATGGTTTTGAATTCCAGATTCTTGATAAATCATCAGGTACTTTAAAAGGGTTAGATGAGGTATCTAAAGAATTTACAAATCAGGTTAGTAATAGCCCTGTAATAGGTTTTGCATCGAACTCATTTAATGTCAATTTCCCACAATTAGAAATGGAAATTGATGTGGCAAAAGCAAAAGAGTCAAAAGTAGTGATTAAAGATATTTTTAGTACACTTCAAGGCTTTATTGGTGGTTATTATGTAGCAGATTTTACTCGTTTTGGTAAACAATTAAGAGTAAATATGCAGGTAAAACCAGAAGATAGAAAAGATGCTTCGAGTTTAGACAAAATGTTTGTGAAAAATAGTGAAGGTAATATGGTGCAAATTTCAGAATTTGTTCACCTAAAACGTACTTATGGACCACAATCAATAAAGCGTTTTAACTTGTACAATTCAGTTTCTGTAACTGGTGGAGTAATGCCAGGACATTCATCTGGTGAGGCGATTGCTGAAATCAACCGTTTAGCAGAGGAAACATTACCACAAAACTATCAGATTGCCTATTCTGGTTTAACTAGAGAGGAAATTAATTCTTCAGGTCAATCAGTGTATATTTTTATGTTGAGTATTCTATTTACTTACTTGTTTTTAGCAGCTCAATATGAAAGTTATATCGTTCCTTTTACTGTTTTATTATCTATTCCTTTTGGTATTTTTGGAGCATATGCTTTTACCAACTGGGCTGGCTTAGAGAATAATATTTACTTCCAAGTTGCCATGATTATGCTTGTGGGATTACTTGCTAAAAATGCTATTTTAATAGTAGAATTTGCATTACAAAGAAGGCAAGAAGGACTTTCATTAGTTAATGCAGCTTTAGAAGGAGCAAAAGAACGTATTCGTCCTATTTTAATGACCTCTTTTGCATTTATACTTGGTTTAATGCCACTGGTATTAGCAACAGGAGTTGGAGCAGCAGGTAATAGATCTATCGGTACAGGTGCAGTGGCAGGGCTATTTGTAGGTACAATGTTAGGCTTATTGTTTATACCTGTATTGTTTGTTTTCTTCCAAGGGATTCAAGAAAAAATTACTCCTTTAAAAAAGATTGAAGATCAAAAGAATTAG
- a CDS encoding SdiA-regulated domain-containing protein has protein sequence MTSKKHLIILILFFSNVLISCAQSSDNHSPFSTPKEKWVMPTKLEEISGLAWHSENTLACVNDEKGNIYLYDLVKKEVTKKIKFGKDADYEGITYRAPYFYVISSKGKLHIVNEKTQEVTKIQLPFTIDNDIEGLCFYDQSHLLVALKGKGGINGEKADYKAIYKVNMEDYNDVSLAFTLPKGNKLSPSAVYFDQSKQLVYVLSHRSGELFIINATSKEIINTHNLPRKNFPQPEGICISPNGRLFISTEKGDQFSARILEF, from the coding sequence ATGACTTCAAAAAAACACCTTATAATTTTAATTTTGTTCTTTAGTAACGTACTTATTTCTTGTGCACAAAGTTCAGATAATCATAGCCCTTTTTCAACCCCAAAAGAAAAGTGGGTAATGCCTACTAAATTAGAAGAAATTTCTGGATTAGCTTGGCATTCAGAAAATACATTAGCTTGTGTAAACGATGAGAAAGGGAATATCTATTTATATGACCTTGTTAAGAAAGAAGTCACTAAAAAAATCAAATTTGGTAAAGATGCAGATTACGAAGGGATTACTTACAGAGCACCCTACTTTTATGTAATCAGCAGCAAAGGGAAGTTACATATTGTAAACGAAAAGACCCAAGAAGTCACAAAAATACAATTACCTTTTACAATAGATAATGATATTGAAGGACTTTGCTTCTATGATCAATCACACCTATTAGTTGCTTTAAAAGGAAAAGGTGGTATTAATGGAGAAAAAGCTGACTATAAGGCAATTTACAAAGTCAATATGGAAGATTATAATGATGTATCATTAGCATTTACCCTTCCTAAAGGGAATAAACTTAGTCCTTCTGCAGTTTATTTCGATCAATCAAAACAACTTGTATACGTATTGTCTCATCGTTCTGGAGAACTATTTATAATTAATGCTACATCAAAAGAAATTATAAATACGCATAATTTACCAAGAAAAAATTTCCCTCAACCAGAAGGCATCTGTATTTCTCCAAATGGTAGATTATTTATATCTACAGAAAAAGGTGATCAATTTTCTGCTCGTATCCTAGAATTCTAA
- a CDS encoding phosphatase PAP2 family protein — translation MVRILFILFIFSSTVSYSQDSLKWYKSKSKVYYAPPVTTASIAAAGLLANYLGIKMLNNRPSISQEEVLKLDINNVNSFDRNVFNYSVDHREDSHNFTDWGLYVSVALPFALFIDPAIRKDWLEVSLMYLETQMIAVNIYNYLGPGIFRRYRPITYMHGEGNPPVEMDELTDNNNERSFFSGHTSNTACGTFFAAKVLTDYHPEWSTGAKIGVYVAAFIPPAVVGYYRTRAYKHFYTDVMTGCAVGALTGVLVPQLHKHLRSKKNKYGGATSFMPIMQPTMMGLYVKKTL, via the coding sequence ATGGTTAGAATACTCTTCATTCTTTTTATTTTTTCAAGTACAGTTTCTTATTCACAGGATTCGTTAAAGTGGTACAAATCGAAATCAAAAGTTTATTATGCACCACCTGTGACAACCGCAAGTATTGCAGCAGCAGGACTTTTAGCGAATTACCTTGGTATTAAAATGCTAAATAATAGACCTTCTATTAGTCAGGAAGAGGTATTAAAATTAGATATAAACAACGTTAATTCTTTTGATAGAAACGTCTTTAATTATTCTGTAGATCATAGAGAAGATTCTCATAATTTTACAGATTGGGGGCTTTATGTTTCTGTAGCTTTACCATTTGCATTATTTATAGATCCTGCAATTAGAAAAGATTGGTTAGAGGTTTCTTTAATGTATTTAGAAACTCAAATGATAGCCGTAAATATTTACAACTATCTAGGACCTGGTATCTTTAGACGATATAGACCGATAACATATATGCATGGAGAAGGAAATCCTCCTGTAGAAATGGATGAACTGACAGATAATAATAATGAAAGATCATTCTTTAGTGGACATACTTCTAATACTGCTTGTGGAACTTTCTTTGCAGCAAAAGTATTAACAGATTATCATCCGGAGTGGTCTACAGGTGCAAAAATTGGGGTTTATGTTGCTGCTTTTATTCCACCAGCAGTTGTTGGATATTATAGAACAAGAGCATACAAGCATTTTTATACAGATGTAATGACGGGTTGTGCAGTTGGAGCCTTAACAGGTGTATTAGTACCTCAATTACATAAGCATTTGCGTTCAAAGAAAAATAAATATGGTGGAGCTACATCGTTTATGCCAATTATGCAGCCTACTATGATGGGTTTGTATGTAAAGAAGACATTATAA